The following DNA comes from Bombus affinis isolate iyBomAffi1 unplaced genomic scaffold, iyBomAffi1.2 ctg00001270.1, whole genome shotgun sequence.
gctttggaacaattttcctatattgtcttgttgccaaataaaacgtgcattgtacaggttggaaatttttCCTGAAATTAATGATAGTTTTGTCTCAAACTTTTTTTAAACCTAGCATAATGCAATATTTTCTACAGTTGCATAAACGTGACATTTGGTAAACGTGATTCACGCATTCTTTCCGGTGACGCGAGTTTAGTCTGTGTTGCAATTTTTTGCAGTAATACAACACTTGTTCGAGGCTGTGAGTTAGCATAGCTTTTGCTGAATACTTATCGTCtacaaacaagaaagatttttgCACACGTCAAATACGTCCGTGACTTTCATCACGATATGGAAGATTCCGACTTTTCTTTGCATACGCAAAACGATATCGGAATATTAAAATCCACGAATTTCCTTACACGTGATAAACATGTGCCTCGAACGGCGCGTGATAAAATGATGATAGAGGTCATGAACGATCGAGGGTAGCATGAAATGAACTCTAAGTTCTATAACTAAATCGGCACACATGAATCGTTAACGTAACTCAATTGAGAAGAGAGCGTCGAATCGTCTAGAAACACTCGTACTCCTGTTCCAAAAGCGTTAGTGCCAAGAAGGTGCGCTTTGTcgttcaattattataaatagaataatgctcccaaccatccgttgtattatcgcgttgttaagttacttgtaaagtctaccgattctttcgaatatcgttttaaggctcttagtttccatatagtactatttttgcaagcatttgtaaaacgttatcgatgaaatccaagattatcttatttttggaatctcgagcgatgtttaaatcgctcgagattactctaaatatattttgacatagtaaaaataaattttaattcaaatttcccgcataacgccacttttttaattgctagtttccatctgaacacggaagatggcaggacggttcctaatcaatacaaattgattgtttgatgcgtatgaagctgttttacctttccctacgctagtggcgctgcgtgatattctcaatgttatcattcatcatatcgatataatgtggcgtttacactttggacactttttgaagcgactgtgttgtgtttgaatgcgatctgcgatttaaacgaagaaagatttcttgcaaaaggtacacaatatcatcatatttttgtttgtattattcttttatactgaacttttcccctgcatagaaatgaagaatttgtaggttatgttatctattgtatttacatatatcgcgtagtataataaatatataaatcatatgtatatgtttttacttgtatattggaatatattacttaatttttgtttaaacattGTTACAGTTGGTTGGGCGTCGTGGCAAAATGTTCAAGGCTTCGGAGAACCTTCTACAGTAAAGTCACAAATTTTGAACCTTATTAGGTCCATACGAACGGTGGCACGAAGTAATtacaaacaaattattttaattcgtttgataattaatttaaatataacacaaatatgttgtttgttgcagttccattgatattcctaaatatcgtaacaataattGTGAATAATTGGTGCTTGGGTGAAAGAAACGATTGATGGTGTAAATAAAAGGACAATGAGCTGTGAAAACTGATGTACATAAACgcaaaattacattcttttatttttacctttgtatcgaagagtaaagtattttttattatatcgtgtttcagcatatttttgtactgcaagtattttaaaagatagcagtatttatatatgttgttTCTATCTATATcacttcttatttatttttatattattttataagcttccaattgtttaattatattggatacgttttacatatttttctaatcatCGTAGTGAAGACAAAAAAATCTTTATACGATAA
Coding sequences within:
- the LOC126928664 gene encoding immediate early response 3-interacting protein 1-like, whose translation is MYLRLRTKRRYLLGHCNLRQCDFLHNILQICVKISTAVMEESVGWASWQNVQGFGEPSTVKSQILNLIRSIRTVARIPLIFLNIVTIIVNNWCLGERND